TGGAGGTCTTGGCCCCCAGCGTCTTCAGCGTTTCCAGCTGCGACAGGACGTTGCCGCGCCCGGTGGACAGCTTGCCCATCGCATCGCCATAGGCCGTCTGCGCCGCACCGAGGTTGCGGCCCACCTTCTCCATGTCGTCGACGAAGCCCGCCACCTTTTCATAGAGGCGGCCAGCGCGGTCGGCGATGGCCTCGGCGTTCTGGTTGCGCCGCTCGATCGTCCAGACGTTGGAAATGGTGCGCAGGGCCATCATCAGCGTCGTCGGCGTCGCGATCGTCACCGATTTCTCGAAGGCCATGGTCGTCAGATCGCCCATCTCGCGCAGCGCCTCCGACAGCGCGCCTTCGATCGGGATGAACATGACGACATAATCGACCGAGCCATTCTCCATCCGGTGATAGGCCTTGTCGTGCAGCGTCTGGATATGGGCCTTCAGCGCGCGGACATGGCGCAGGCGGGCGGCGGCGCATTCGGCCTCCGTCTCGCCGTTCACGCAAGTCTCGTAATCGATGAGCGACACCTTGGAATCGATCACCAGCCGTTTGCCGTCGGGCATGTTCACCACGACATCGGGACGGAAGCGGTCGCCGTCCTCGTTCACGCGATGCTCTTGTACGAGATATTCCTCGCCCTTGCGCAGCCCCGACCGTTCCAGCAGCGATTCGAGGATCATCTCCCCCCATGCGCCCTGCTTCTGCTTGTCGCCCTTCAGCGCGCGGGTCAGGTTCACGGCCTCGCGGCTGACCTCCTCGGAGCGGCGGGTCAGGGTCTCGATCTCGGTCTTCAGCGCGGCGCGATCCTTCAGGGCGCCGTCATGGACGTTGCGCAACTCCTGCTGGAAATGCTCCACATGCTGCTTCAGCGGGGCGAGGGCGGCTTCGAGCCGCTGCTTGTTCTCCTCGCCGCTCAGCCGCAGGCTGTCGGCGGCCAGCTGCTTGAAGCGGTTCTCCATATCGGTGCGGACCTGCCCCAGAAGCTCGATCTTCTCGACGGCGGCAAGGCGCTGCTGCTCCAACTCGGTTTCGAGGCGGGAGATTTCGATCCCGGCATTGGTGCCCCGCTGGCGCGCCTCCTCGAGCGCCTCCAGCGCGGCGCGGTGGCGAAGGTCGATGTCGTTGGCGCGGCGGTCGGCCGATTTCAGATCGGCCTCCAGCGTGGCGATGCGCATCGCGGCCTCGCCCGCATCCTCGCGCATGGTGCCGACCAGACGGCGCTCGGCCGTCAATTGGGCGGCCAGTTCTTCGCGGGCGCGCAGGGCATTGTCGTGATCGGCCTGAAGCCGGGCGAGATCGCCCTGCAGCGCCTGCTGCCGCGCGGTGTCGGGGCGGCGCAGCGCCCAGCCGATCACCAGCCCCAGCACGAGGGCCGCGGCCACCAGAAGATACGTCTCGTTCATGCCATCACCTCGGATGCCGCAGCACCCCGTTCGGCCCGCAGGTTCCGGGCCAGAAGATCCATGCAGGCCATGCGGACGGCCACGCCCATCTCCACCTGCTCCTGAATGACCGAGCGGTTGATGTCGTCGGCGATGGTGCCGTCGATCTCCACCCCGCGATTCATCGGGCCGGGATGCATGACGATCGCATCCTCGGCCGCGAAGGCCAGCTTTTCGGCATCAAGGCCGTAGCGGTGGAAATACTCCCGCTCGGACGGGATGAAACCGCCATCCATCCGCTCCTTCTGCAGGCGCAGCATCATCACCACATCGGCGCCCTTCAGGCCCGCCTTCATATCGTCGAAGACCTCGCAGCCGAACTCGGCCACGCCCGAAGGCATCAGCGTCGGCGGGCCGACCAGTCGCACGCGGTTGTCCATCTTACCAAGCAGCAGCAGGTTCGAACGGGCGACGCGGCTGTGCTGGATGTCGCCGCAGATGGCGATGGTCAGCCGCTGGATGCGCCCCTTGGCGCGGCGGATCGTCAGCGCGTCCAGAAGCGCCTGCGTGGGATGTTCGTGCCGCCCGTCGCCCGCATTCAGAACGGCGCAGTTCACCTTCTCGGCCAGCAAGTTCACCGCGCCCGAGGCGTTGTGCCGGACCACCAGCAGATCGGGATGCATCGCGTTCAACGTCAGGGCGGTGTCGATCAGCGTCTCGCCCTTCTTCACCGAGGATTGGGCGACGGCCATGTTCATCACATCCGCGCCCAGCCGTTTGCCCGCCAGCTCGAAGCTGGCCTGCGTGCGGGTCGAGTTTTCGAAGAACATGTTGATCTGGGTCATCCCGGCCAACGCGTCGGACTTCTTCACCGTGCGGCGGCTGAAATCGACATAGCGTTCGGCCAGATCGAGGATCGCGAGGATCTCGTCGGGGGCCAGATGCTCGATCCCCAGAAGGTGACGGGCGCGAAAACTCATCGGCGGCTCCTTGCGATCGGGGGCATTGGGGGGCTTATAGGAAGCCCGAGGGATTCCGACAAGCCGCCTTGTTCCCGCACGGGGGGCGGACTAGGTTCCCGGCATGACTCGGGATGCCTGCGATCTGGCCAGCGACTTGGATTGGGAAACCGCTGCGGCGATGCTCGCCTGGCAGTATGATCTGGGTGCGACCGAGGGCATCGGCGATGTCCCCCTCAACCGCTACGAGCTGGAGGCCGCGGCCCCGAAACCCGCGCCGTCCGCCGCCCATGCCCCACCCGCGGCCCCGCCCGCACCTGCCGCCGATCCCGCCGCCGAGGCGCGCGCCATCGCCGCCGCCGCCCCCGATCTGGCCGCGCTGCGCGATGCCATGGCCGGGTTCACGCTGTGTGAATTGAAGCGCGGGGCGCGCAACACCGTCTTTGCCGACGGGCGGGCCGGCGCGCGCGTCATGATCATCGGCGAGGCGCCGGGCCGGAACGAGGATATCGCGGGCAAGCCCTTCGTCGGGCAGGCGGGCCAATTCCTCGACCGGATGATGGCGGCGATCGGTCTGTCGCGGGATGCCGAGGATGCGGCCCACGGTTTCTATGTCACGAATGTGCTGCCGTGGCGCCCGCCCTCCGACCGCGATCCGACGGCCGAGGAGGTGGCGCTGATGCTGCCCTTCCTCGAACGTCATGTCGCGTTGGCCCAGCCGGACCTGCTGGTCGTTCTTGGAAACACCGCCGCGCGGGCCGTTCTGGGGCAGGGCGGCATCACGCGGCTGCGCGGCACTTGGGGGCAGGGCTTCGGACGGCCCGTGATGCCGATGTGCCACCCCGCCCATCTGCTGCGCCATCCCCTCGCCAAGCGCGAGGCGTGGTCGGATCTTCTGCAAATCAAGTCGAGGTTGAGATGAGCGAATTCAAACCGGTGCGCATTGCCGTGCTGAGCGTGTCGGACACCCGCACGCTGGACACCGACAAGTCCGGCAAGGTGCTGGCCGAACGCATCGAAGGCGCCGGCCATATTCTGGTGGAGCGGGTGATGGTCCGCGACGACCGCGCCGTCATCGCCGAGCATCTGCGCCGCTGGGCCGACGATCCGCAGGTGGATGTCGTCATCTCCACCGGCGGGACCGGGCTGACGGGCCGGGATGTGACCGTGGAGGCCCACCGCGATGTCTATGAAAAGGAGATCGAGGCCTTTGCGTCGATCTTCGCCATGGTGTCGATGCGGACGGTCGGCACCTCGGCGATCCAGAGCCGCGCGACGGGCGGGGTGCGCAACGGCACCTATATGTTCGCGCTGCCCGGAAGCTCCGGCGCGTGCCGCGACGGCTGGGACGAAATCCTGCGCCACCAACTCGATTCCACCAACGGGCCGTGCAACCTCGTGGAGATCATGCCCCGCCTGACCGAACGCTGAGGCGCGCGCGGCGCCCCGTCATCCGGCGGGGCAGCCGACCGTTTCGACCGCGCGGCCCCGACCCAGCACCGTCACCCGCAGGGCCGAACGGTCCAGCGCGAAGGGCCCGCCCGCCGGTGACACGAAATCGCTGGTCGCGATCAGGGTGCCGTCATCGCGCGTCACCTCGGCGGGGGAGACCCAGATCGTCGGGTCCGCCGGTTCCAGCACCACCGTTTCATGCTGCCCCTGCGGCGGCAGCGACAGGCGGGCCGTGACCCGCAGGCCGTCCTCGATCGGGGAGATGGTGCAGGTGGCGGGCACATGCTGGCGGACGGGCTGATCGGCCAGCGCGGCGCGGATCGCCGGATCGTCCGCCCCCGCGCCCGACAGATCCGCCGCCAGCTGCACCGAGGCCGGAACGCAGACATCCGAACACACGCCCATATCCACCTCGGCCTGCACATGCAGCGGGCGGGAGGGGTCGCGCGGCGTCACCTCGATCGGCAGGACGAGCTGATGGTGATAGCCGATCGTCTCCATCCCGTTGGTCTGGAACACGTCGGGGATGGGCCAGTGAAAGCGGACCGCGCCGATGTTGCTGGAGCCGGACCAGTCGAATTCGGGGGGAATCCCCGCATCGCCGGGGCTGCGCCAATAGGTCTTCCACCCATCGGCGAGCGAGATCTGCACCGCCAGCATCCGCGTCCCTTCGGCCGTCTTCCAGCCCGGCAGGATCCGGGCCGAAACGAGATGTGACAGATCCTGCGCCACCACCGGAACGGAGGACGCGGCAAGGACAAGACAGGCAAGGACGGATCGCAACATGGGGTGCAGGATATCCGCGCAGCGCCGAATGGAAAATCACTTTCCAGTCACGACCGGCTTGAGCGGGGTGCGGGGCGTTCCATATCAGAGGGATGACGCAGGATCTCAATCTCTCGGGCGCTGTCCTGATCGCCATGCCGGGCATGGGGGATGATCGGTTCGACCGCTCGGTCGTGCTGATCTGCGCCCATTCGGATGACGGGGCGATGGGCCTCATCGTCAACAAACCGGCGGAGGAGCTGGCCTTTTCGGACCTGCTGGAGCAGCTGGACATCGACGGCGCCGACGAGGGGCGCGACATCCGCGTGCATCTGGGCGGCCCGGTCGAACGCGGGCGGGGCTTCGTGCTGCACAGCGGCGATTACGATTCCCCCGGCTCCATGACGATCGAGGGCGGCTTCGGCGTCACGGCGACGCTCGATGTGCTGCAGGCCTTGGCCGATGGCGGCGGGCCGGCGCGGGCGATCCTCGCGCTCGGCTATTCGGGCTGGGGGCCGGGGCAGCTCGAAGAGGAACTGGCCCGCAACGACTGGCTGATGCTGCCGCAGGCCGAGGCCGATCTTATCTTCGCCGAGGATGCGGGCGGCAAGTGGGTCAGCCACCTGCGCGCCCTTGGGGTGGACCCGCTGGTCCTGTCCCCCGCCGGTGGGCGCGCCTAGATCAGCGCAAAGGCGTCCACGTCCACCATGCCGCGATCGGTGATCTTCAGATGCGGGATCACCGGAAGCGCAAGGAAAGCGAGCTGCAGGAACGGCT
This DNA window, taken from Falsirhodobacter algicola, encodes the following:
- a CDS encoding YqgE/AlgH family protein, which produces MTQDLNLSGAVLIAMPGMGDDRFDRSVVLICAHSDDGAMGLIVNKPAEELAFSDLLEQLDIDGADEGRDIRVHLGGPVERGRGFVLHSGDYDSPGSMTIEGGFGVTATLDVLQALADGGGPARAILALGYSGWGPGQLEEELARNDWLMLPQAEADLIFAEDAGGKWVSHLRALGVDPLVLSPAGGRA
- a CDS encoding protein-disulfide reductase DsbD domain-containing protein, which codes for MLRSVLACLVLAASSVPVVAQDLSHLVSARILPGWKTAEGTRMLAVQISLADGWKTYWRSPGDAGIPPEFDWSGSSNIGAVRFHWPIPDVFQTNGMETIGYHHQLVLPIEVTPRDPSRPLHVQAEVDMGVCSDVCVPASVQLAADLSGAGADDPAIRAALADQPVRQHVPATCTISPIEDGLRVTARLSLPPQGQHETVVLEPADPTIWVSPAEVTRDDGTLIATSDFVSPAGGPFALDRSALRVTVLGRGRAVETVGCPAG
- a CDS encoding molybdenum cofactor synthesis domain-containing protein encodes the protein MSEFKPVRIAVLSVSDTRTLDTDKSGKVLAERIEGAGHILVERVMVRDDRAVIAEHLRRWADDPQVDVVISTGGTGLTGRDVTVEAHRDVYEKEIEAFASIFAMVSMRTVGTSAIQSRATGGVRNGTYMFALPGSSGACRDGWDEILRHQLDSTNGPCNLVEIMPRLTER
- a CDS encoding uracil-DNA glycosylase; translation: MTRDACDLASDLDWETAAAMLAWQYDLGATEGIGDVPLNRYELEAAAPKPAPSAAHAPPAAPPAPAADPAAEARAIAAAAPDLAALRDAMAGFTLCELKRGARNTVFADGRAGARVMIIGEAPGRNEDIAGKPFVGQAGQFLDRMMAAIGLSRDAEDAAHGFYVTNVLPWRPPSDRDPTAEEVALMLPFLERHVALAQPDLLVVLGNTAARAVLGQGGITRLRGTWGQGFGRPVMPMCHPAHLLRHPLAKREAWSDLLQIKSRLR
- the rmuC gene encoding DNA recombination protein RmuC — translated: MNETYLLVAAALVLGLVIGWALRRPDTARQQALQGDLARLQADHDNALRAREELAAQLTAERRLVGTMREDAGEAAMRIATLEADLKSADRRANDIDLRHRAALEALEEARQRGTNAGIEISRLETELEQQRLAAVEKIELLGQVRTDMENRFKQLAADSLRLSGEENKQRLEAALAPLKQHVEHFQQELRNVHDGALKDRAALKTEIETLTRRSEEVSREAVNLTRALKGDKQKQGAWGEMILESLLERSGLRKGEEYLVQEHRVNEDGDRFRPDVVVNMPDGKRLVIDSKVSLIDYETCVNGETEAECAAARLRHVRALKAHIQTLHDKAYHRMENGSVDYVVMFIPIEGALSEALREMGDLTTMAFEKSVTIATPTTLMMALRTISNVWTIERRNQNAEAIADRAGRLYEKVAGFVDDMEKVGRNLGAAQTAYGDAMGKLSTGRGNVLSQLETLKTLGAKTSKTFRTEFDHDLPAPDDALRLGTDAAE
- a CDS encoding aspartate carbamoyltransferase catalytic subunit, with protein sequence MSFRARHLLGIEHLAPDEILAILDLAERYVDFSRRTVKKSDALAGMTQINMFFENSTRTQASFELAGKRLGADVMNMAVAQSSVKKGETLIDTALTLNAMHPDLLVVRHNASGAVNLLAEKVNCAVLNAGDGRHEHPTQALLDALTIRRAKGRIQRLTIAICGDIQHSRVARSNLLLLGKMDNRVRLVGPPTLMPSGVAEFGCEVFDDMKAGLKGADVVMMLRLQKERMDGGFIPSEREYFHRYGLDAEKLAFAAEDAIVMHPGPMNRGVEIDGTIADDINRSVIQEQVEMGVAVRMACMDLLARNLRAERGAAASEVMA